The DNA sequence CGTCCCACCTCGGCACGCTCTGAAAGTATCCTGCTACGTGGTCCGTCCTACAGAGAGAACCACTCTATGTCCAGCTTGAAGAGGGCAAGCACAGAGGTGGAGTGCATTACGCCACCCAGTCCCCTCTGCAAGGAGAGCTTTGTGACATTCAGTAACACCCTGCCTCGCGTGCATTCAACCGGAATCGAAGAACCGGTGCCTCGCCGCCACGCTGCTATCCATGCCTCCATGGACTCTACACGTTCCAAGCAGCTGCTCTCACAATGGAAGACCAAGAACGAGAATCGCAAGCTGTCTCTGCAGGTGATGGAGGCTGAGGCTGGACAACTGTCTCCCCAGCGAAGCATGGAGCTCCGCTGCAGCTCTGAACCCTCAGCTGTGGGCTTGGATGGTGAGCTCCGTGGTGGACCTCCCGGACAGTACATGAAGCTTGCTGCTAGTGCTGTGCCATTAGCCAATCATAATAACTCTGGTGGTCTAGCTGGTGGAGCCAGGGTATCTATCCAGTCACGACCAGGATCCTCCCAACTGGTGCACATCCCTGAGGAGACCCAAGAGAACGTGAGCTACTCACCTCAGGAGGATGGTGGAGAGGTGAATGATGGTGGGGGAGGGGGTGGGACAGCACGGTCGAAATGGTTGAAGGTGGCAGAGAAGAGCACCGCCTGCCGGACTAACAGCCAGCCACGTATCATGCAGGTCATCGCAATGTCCAAGCAGCAAGGCATGTTGCATGGTAGTCCTAAAAGTGAGGGCAGCACAGTCAGTTGTACTGGATCCATCCGTTACAAAGCCCTGATGGATCAGGAACCTAACTCAGGCATTGTTCGAGTGGAGGCCCACCCTGAGAACAAGCCCGTGGTTAAACCACCATCCACAGATGGCAGTGGGTCCTGGAGGTGGAAACCACAGGAGCGGGTCAGCATTCGGCAGTCCCTCGAGCTCAATGACCTGAACCGGGACTCCGAAAGCTGCGAGTCACTGAAAGATGGCTACGGCTCCATAGATGGCAACCGGAGCCTACCTGACATCAGCAACCCCCAtcatccccatttccaccatcaccACCACCAACAGAGTATTACCACCATCCGAGTCACACCGGTGGAAGCCAGCAGTGAAGCCACCTCGGAAACTCTCTCTACCACCTCCAGTCGAGACTCCACCCTACGCAGGAAAGGCAACATTATCCTGCTGCCTGACAGAGGACCTAGTCCTGAAAACACCAGGAATCTGCCTCACTTTTTCAAACCCTCCCCTACACCTCCCCCCATTTTGACTTTCAAAGAGTAAAAGAAACCTCTTTCTGTACCAATCCTAAGAGTTGCCTTGCTCTCTgaactctgaagactggaggctCTGTTAAGGGAATGAGTAGAGCCAGTCATTCTGGATATATCTACGTTCCCTGACCATTAGACACACCTGAACTCTCCAGAACACATAAGGCAACGTCATGCATTTTCAGTCTACATTCTGTAGGTCTCGTTACAAAAAAATAAGCACAAAATATGACATTTGGGGCTGTTGGGTAAAGGTAATTGTTTGATTTGCCTTTGATTTTTCCGGATTAGTTTTGTTATTGAATCAATCCATTGTCTTATCGGAATCTGTCTGTTGTCTCATGGCAACGTGGGTGCTTTTAAAAACtttgtaaatttatatatattttctcaatataaatatttgtatgtataCTGGACCACTCAATCACATGCTTAaggaaaataattgttttcactATGTCGctatgaaatatttaatacGGGCTTTCAATCAGACTCATAGCTTTTAGACAAATAGGAGAATGTTATTGTGATGTTTACAGAAGGTTTTAGAGACAGTGTTTTTAACCAAATGGATGTTTTGTTTAGTGGGCTTGT is a window from the Ctenopharyngodon idella isolate HZGC_01 chromosome 15, HZGC01, whole genome shotgun sequence genome containing:
- the LOC127496174 gene encoding phospholipid phosphatase-related protein type 4-like: MSAKERLKGKMTKDSVTLLPCFYFVELPILVSSVVSLYFLELTDIFKPVRSGYSCNDRSLSMPYIEPTKEVIPFLMLFSLAFAGPAATIMIGEGILYCCLARRNIAIKTEANINAAGCNFNSYIRRAVRFVGVHVFGLCITALITDIIQLATGYHAPYFLTVCKPNYTSLNTSCDENSFIVDDICSGPDPAAINAGRKSFPSQHATLAAFAAVYISMYFNATLTDSSKLLKPLLVFSFIICGIICGLTRIIQFKNHAVDVYCGFLIGGSIAVYLGLYAVGNFKPSEDTSLKTHARPPLRQPQPPQPPPQPQPVVPPPAMREPLRPLPNLNTDPPRLLPPKSLSMRERPTSARSESILLRGPSYRENHSMSSLKRASTEVECITPPSPLCKESFVTFSNTLPRVHSTGIEEPVPRRHAAIHASMDSTRSKQLLSQWKTKNENRKLSLQVMEAEAGQLSPQRSMELRCSSEPSAVGLDGELRGGPPGQYMKLAASAVPLANHNNSGGLAGGARVSIQSRPGSSQLVHIPEETQENVSYSPQEDGGEVNDGGGGGGTARSKWLKVAEKSTACRTNSQPRIMQVIAMSKQQGMLHGSPKSEGSTVSCTGSIRYKALMDQEPNSGIVRVEAHPENKPVVKPPSTDGSGSWRWKPQERVSIRQSLELNDLNRDSESCESLKDGYGSIDGNRSLPDISNPHHPHFHHHHHQQSITTIRVTPVEASSEATSETLSTTSSRDSTLRRKGNIILLPDRGPSPENTRNLPHFFKPSPTPPPILTFKE